The following is a genomic window from Sandaracinaceae bacterium.
CCATGCCCACCCCGTGACCAAGGTGGGTATGGTGATCGGGCGCGATCCCTCGTGCGACGTGAGCATCTCCGACCCCACCGCGTCGCGGCGGCACGCGCGACTGAGGGCACTCGGCGCCGCGTTCGTGATCGAAGATCTGGGCAGCCGTGGCGGCACGTGGCTCAACGGCGTCGAGGTGAGCGCCCCCATGACCGTGGAGCTCGGCGATCGCATCGACGTGGGCGCAGAGTGCACCTTCCTCTTCACGCACGACGACCCGCTCGAGCAGACGATGCGGGAGCGGTCTCGCATGGTGGAGATCGGGCGCATCGCCGCGGGCGTGTCGCACGACTTCAACAACCTCATGGCGGCCGCGTTGGCCACGCTCGTGAGTGTGGAACAGGGCGTCGTCGCATCCGGGATCGGACCGGAGACCCAGGAGGCGCTCACCGACTTGCAGATGGTCCTCGCGAGGGCGGGCGAGCTCACCAAGACCCTCGCCACGCTCGGCCGGCGCTCGTCCGAGGACCGGGAGGCCGTCGACGCGGCCGAGGTCTGCCAGGAGGTCGCGAAGCTCTGCCGTCGGACGTTCGGGACGCGCTACGAGATCGCCTGCGAGGCGCCCTCGGAAGTGGCGGTCGAAGGCAACCGTACGGAACTGCACCAGGTTCTGTTGAACCTCTGCCTCAACGCGCGCGACGCGATGTCCGACGGAGGGCGCATCACGATTCGCGCCAGCGTGGCGGGTGCCGAGGCGCGCATCGAGGTCGAGGACGGCGGAGAGGGGATGAAACCCGAGGTCGTCTCGCGCATCTTCGATCCGTTCTTCACGACCAAGGGGGAGGGGCAGGGGAGCGGGTTGGGCCTCGCCACGGTTGGGGAACTGGTGCGTGGTTCGAACGGGTCCATCGAGGTCGACAGCGCCGTCGGAGAGGGCACGCGCTTTCGGCTTCGTTTCCCCAAGGCGCGGTCGGCGCCGCCCCCGCGGCCGGCGCTGAGCCCTGCCGCGAGCGCCACTCGGCTGCGTGCCGCGGCGGCCGTGGAAGGGGGCCTGGTCGTCGTTGCCGACGATCAGGCCGTCGTGCGCAAGAGTATTGCGCGTCTCCTCTCGCTGGACGGTCACCAGGTTCACCTCGCCGCAGATGGCGAGGGAGCGCTCGCGCTCTTCGATGAGCTTCAGACCAAGCCGGACGTCATGGTCGTCGACCTCGACATGCCCGTGCTCGGTGGCCACCACGTGCTCGAGGCGGTGAGGTCGATGCCCGACGCACCGGACGTGGTCATCATCAGCGGTCACTGGAATCCGGAGCGGTCTCACGAGATCCTCGCCAATGGGGCTGCGGCCTACCTGGGCAAGCCCTTCCAGGTCGCAGAGCTTCGCGAGGTCGTCGCGATGCTCGTAACCAAGCGTCGGGGCCGGGCTCGACAGCAGCGCGGCTGATGGAGGCGGTTGGGGTTGGACAAACGGCCCACGCTGCTTCGGCATGCGCAACGTTTGCCGGGTTGGGGCGGTCTCTTCAGGCGGAATCCAGTAGTCCAACGAGTGAGAATCTCAGGTGCATCCCCACGGATGTTCCCTTCCGGTTGAGAGGACTCATTCGTCGAACGACACCGAACATTCGACTGGTCGGTGTAACCAGGTATGGACCATTCAATCGGACCGCTAGTCGGCCGTTCGGATCCGTCCATGGCGCCGCCGCCGCCATTTCCCAGCTCGCGATGCTCGACTCTCCGGCCACCGAGGTGGCACGCACCCGGTGGGCGAGAGCGTGGACGCGCGACGTCAGCGCGGGGCGGGCGAGCTCTCGTGTCCGGGGCGGTCGTTGCGGGAGGTCGGTTTCAGTTGGTTCGGCCTCTCGGTGACGGAGGCACGGCGAGGGTGTGGCTCGCTCGTCATCTCGGGCTGCAACGCGATCTGGCGCTCAAGGTCCTCCACTGGCGATCGCACAGTCGCGAGCAGGTTCGCTTGCGATTCGAGCGTGAGGCTCTCGCCATCGGAAGTCTCCGCCACCCGAACATCGTTGCGGCTCTCGACTTTGGGTCCCTCGTCGATGGGCGCAGATTTCTTGCCATGGAGTACATCCGAGGCAAGACGCTCGCGGAGATCTGCGGTCACTCGGGTCGCCTGCCGTGGAGGGTTGCGGTTCATGTCGGCGTTCAGGCTGCTGATGCGCTGGCGTACTCCCACCGACGTGGTGTGATTCACCGGGACCTCAAGCCAGAGAACCTCATCGTGGAAGGAGGCGATGCTGCTCATGGCCGCTGTCTCATCTTGGATCTCGGCCTGGCCAGAATTAGAGATGCCGTGACCCACTGCGGCATCTCCGACCACACCATGGCCATAGGCACACCGAGGTACGCGGCGCCGGAGCAGTTCCTCGGACTCTCGGTGGACCATCGGGCCGACATCTACGGTCTCTCTGCTGTGCTCTATCGGCTAATTGCAGGTCGCAGCCCCTACGATGGCTGGACGTTCGAGGAGGTTGCCGAGAAGATGCAGCGCACCGGAGTGGTCCCACTCGATCGCGCCTGTCGGGACCACTCCCGGCCTCGGCAACTCGACGATCTCGTGATGGCTGGTCTGGCGCGCGACCCGGCGCGTCGTCCCCAGAGTGCCGACGTTCTCAGTGAGTCACTTCGCCGCACGGAGTGTACTCTGGGTGGGGAGATAGCCAGGCGTCGTTGGCCAAGCAGCCAGCGATGCGCCTGGGGCGGCGCCTTGTTCGCCGTCGGCGCCGGCATCGGAGCGGCGGGCGCAGCTCTTCTCGGGCTCTAGCGGTGGCGCGGCCGCCATGATGGGTCCCGTCGCCGACCCTGTCCCTCGGGCGACGCAAGCTAGCGGTGCGGCCGAGCGGTCATCAGGCGTCACGCAACGGCGCTCGGTCGCGGGCGAGCCTTCGACGTCAGCGGCTGCGCGTGTCGCGTTGGGGGCCGACCGCGGGGCGCCCCCGGCCCTCAGGGAGGGGACTCTGCCGGACCGAGGGCGCCACGGGTCGGGGATGAGGATAGTGTACGCTCGACCGTGTGTGAATATGGGGTGACCGCCAAGAGCTGGATGAGAGGCATTGTTGGCTTGCACGGTCGATTGCGGGAGCTAGTGATCCCCTGCCTGCTCCGTGACCCTCTCCAACCACCAGCTCCATGTGTCACCAGGGCAAGTGTCGTCCATCCTGGTGGTGGACGACGAGCCAGCCAACCTCATGGCCATGGAGGCGATGCTCGGCGACATGGGCCACCGGCTCGTGAAGGTGGGCTCGGGCGAGGCGGCGCTCAAGGAGCTGCTCGGGGGCTGCTTCGCCCTCGTCATCCTCGACGTGCACATGCCGGGGCTCGACGGGTTCGAGACCGCACGCCTCATCCGGGAACGCTCACGGACTCGGCACATCCCGATCATCTTCGCGACGGCCTACGACCAGACGGACGAGCGGGTGCTGCGCGGGTACGGGCTCGGCGCGGTCGATTTCCTCTTCAAGCCGCTCCAGGCGCCGGTGCTCCGGGCGAAGGTGCAGGTCTTCGTGGAGCTCTTCGAGCGCACCGAGGAGGTGAAGCGGCAGGCCGAGGCGCTCCAGACCCACGAGCGTGAGGCGGCCGAGCGGCGCTTCGCGGAGGAGCGCGCGCGGTGGGAGCGGGAGAGCCTCGAGCGACAGATGGCGGAGCAGCGCGCGGCGGCCGAGGTGAGCGCAGCGCGGGCGGAGGAGCTCGCCCGCGCGGTGGCCGAGTGCGACGCGGCGAAGCGGGAGCTGAAGCGCACGAACGCCCGCCTCGCGGAGTCCGATCGGCGCAAGGACCAGTTCCTCGCCACCCTCGCCCATGAGCTGCGCAACCCGCTCTCGCCACTCTCCTACGCAGTCGGGCTGCTCCAGGACCGCGATGACCCACAGCTGACCGAGATCTGGCAGCGC
Proteins encoded in this region:
- a CDS encoding response regulator translates to MRDIWPQSAKRDGNSFGCESIERRRSRCMNWTMRDSERPPESHWESVTSSSARLIDPLLSEEERAALDVAFGAAARPAVHFVSAGPVKGARGLPHDLLWFRVQQWVPEASAWDRPAAVVLDVDSSPWGLLERVAEFRAVAPSTPLIVTTSSPSRSHQLAAFAAGADQYVTNPCEEVVLATALRLAKEVREGKASPRPAGHAATWEQEMDDDQDFDPRDTMEITIPPGAVSESRRRLVCVRGASMGHAHPVTKVGMVIGRDPSCDVSISDPTASRRHARLRALGAAFVIEDLGSRGGTWLNGVEVSAPMTVELGDRIDVGAECTFLFTHDDPLEQTMRERSRMVEIGRIAAGVSHDFNNLMAAALATLVSVEQGVVASGIGPETQEALTDLQMVLARAGELTKTLATLGRRSSEDREAVDAAEVCQEVAKLCRRTFGTRYEIACEAPSEVAVEGNRTELHQVLLNLCLNARDAMSDGGRITIRASVAGAEARIEVEDGGEGMKPEVVSRIFDPFFTTKGEGQGSGLGLATVGELVRGSNGSIEVDSAVGEGTRFRLRFPKARSAPPPRPALSPAASATRLRAAAAVEGGLVVVADDQAVVRKSIARLLSLDGHQVHLAADGEGALALFDELQTKPDVMVVDLDMPVLGGHHVLEAVRSMPDAPDVVIISGHWNPERSHEILANGAAAYLGKPFQVAELREVVAMLVTKRRGRARQQRG